The DNA window TTTTAGTCATTATCTGCCAAGGCAGTTGGCAAGTATTGACTCATTTCCAGTTTAATCAAGGGGATGTTTGGGTATTAGGTGCGGTACTGATTTGGGCGGTTTATTCCCTATTACTACAATGGAAGCCCATGGATTTACACTGGTTGGGCTTTATGGGCGTAATTGTAATTTTAGGGGTTTTAGTGATGCTACCGTTTTATATTTGGGAATTCATGTATTCACCGCGAACATGGTCGCCAAATCTCCCCACTATCAGCAGTATTATTTATGTAGGGATTTTTCCCTTAATAGTGGCTTATATTTGCTGGAATCAGGCAATTTTTGAAATCGGCGCACAAAAAGCGGGGCAATTTATTCATTTAATTCCCGTGTTTGGGACTGTGTTATCACTCATCTTTTTAGGCGAACAACTGCATTATTATCATCTGATTGGTATTATTTTTGTGGTTATAGGCATTTATCTGGCGTTGTTTTGGCATAAGTCGGTTGCTTAAATTAACCTGAGTTCGACGATTTTCTTTTAAAAAGACAACAGCTTGTCTGAATCAGAATTCACAGAATTAACAGAATTAAAAAGCGTGATTCACATTAATTTCTTGGTTTTAACTTGAGTTCGACGAGTTTCTTTTAAAAAAGACAACAGCTTGTCTGAATCTTATCTGGTGAATCCCGATGAAAAACAAGAGAATAATCTCTGCCAGTCCTTCAACCCTTTTCGCGTGTTCCGACAGACCTGCTAGGTTTTAAAAACCTAGCAGGTCTCTGTTTTATTTTATAAAACTCGCCGAACTTAGGTTAAATTATAGTAAACGCACTATAAAACGGTACGAAGGACTGGCAGTCCTGTGAGGACTGCTAGTCCTAAAAAGTAGGGTGAATGACGCTTTTAAATTCTGCTAATCCTGATTCAGACAATTTAGCACGACCAATCTATCAAACCTCACGCTTTCATCATTTTCTGCTTCACAAATGCCCTTAACCATGCACGACATAAGTCTAATAAGGCTGGAGCATCTACTTCTACGTGGGCTTGATAAGGAGAGGAGGCTAATACTCTACCTATCCCATCCGTAAATGGTTTATTTGTTAAAAACTGGTCTAAAAACTGTAGCCATGCGTCCCCTGTTAATCCTGCGACTTGTTGACGAGGATAGTAACTTAAACAGACACGTCGTAATAAGCGCGATAGAGCTATGACCAATTGCTGCGTGTCTTGAGTCTGTTGATATTGCGTTGCAACAGATTCTAAGGCTTGTAAGACAAAGCGTTGCAAATATTGTGAGCGATAATATTGCCACCACCAAAAACCAGCGATAATGGCTACAATGATGAATCCAAATAATACCCACCATCCCAACGCAGGGGGAAACCAGCTAATAGGTTCAGGCAAATGAATATCATGTAAGGCTAATTCTGTACTCATAACAAAATAATACCCAATTTATCTAAAAAGGTTTCTATCTTAACAATCACTTTTTTTATATCCAAAACATGGCTACATGGCTAACTGCGATAGCTTAACCGTAAAAATTGTTGTGGTGCGGGCAAGGCTAGACGGGCTACTAAAATACGCGCAGGGGGTTGCCAGTAATACCATTGAGAATGCCTAGACCATTGTTGGCAATGTGGGCAAGCTGTATCAAACCAGATTAAACCACAGGCGGGACATTGTCCCAATGTATCAAACGTATGCCAAACATGCCCACACGAGCACATCCAGCGGTCTTTGCTCATGGGTTCATAATGACATTTAGGACATGCAACTTTTAACATGTGACACCTCTCTATTAAGCATTAAGAGACATGGTTATTAGTGACTACAATAGTTGCAAAGTGCTAATAATCAAATCAGCCTCTGTCATGCTTAAAGTGGTTTAGCCCGTTTAATCGTACTGTGTTCAAAAGCTAAAATAGCCGCAATGATTTCTAAATCTTTGCCTGCCTTTTTATCATCATTATTTTTTTCTAAAACAATACGTACCGCATTAGGCAAACCTTGCGTTTTTTCTGCCGACCACTCTTTTAACCATTCCGTTTCATCTTTAATTTCTGTATCTACAAATAAATATTCAAAACGGGCGGTATATCCTGTAAAAGCGGTTAATGGTTCTGCTTTTTCCAAATTTTCAGCGGGATTCCCTGCAAAAACAGGAACAACACGAATATCAATACCACCCTCTTTCGACTCACTGGGCGATAACTGCCAAGCAGCAAGCCCCGCATGGCGGGCGGGTGAAACCGTAGAAACCCAAGTAAGCTGTTCTTCATCGCCTTTAAAATAGATATAACTTTTATTTTCGTCACGGTCGATATAAGTATGAGGAAACGCGCCATTAAGTGCTCTTTCTAACTGTAATAACACTAAAACTGCATCTAAACTATCATCTAGATCATGCGTGGTTCGTTTCCAATCTTGCGTGATGAGGTACATCCCTGTTGCCAAAGTGGTCATGATGGCGGCAGAAATGACAAGGGCAAGAAGAATTTCTAATAAAGTAAAACCCGTTTGACGGACAGACAACATAAATAAACTCTTATTGTGCAGACGTTAATTTTTTCCAGCGCAACCCGCTAACCAGTGAACCATGTGTTTTATCCGTCCATTGATAAGGCTCTAGTCCTAACATGATTTTTTGCGTTTGACGTTTAGGCGGTTCTAACACATCCTCCATTTCAAACGTTAATTTTTCTATAAAATCGGCGGGATACTCTGGATAATCAGGCTCTTCTTGCACTTGAGCGACATTGAGAGCAGAGCGTAAAACAATGACTTCATAAATATTTGCTTGCGCCTTAAATGCAAGTTGCTTACTACTGCCTAACACGCTTAATAAACTTCCCAATGTCATTGCCACAATGGCCATTGCAATAATGGTTTCTAATAAGGTAAACCCTTGTTGTATTTGCTGTGTATGCATCA is part of the Beggiatoa alba B18LD genome and encodes:
- a CDS encoding PulJ/GspJ family protein; its protein translation is MLSVRQTGFTLLEILLALVISAAIMTTLATGMYLITQDWKRTTHDLDDSLDAVLVLLQLERALNGAFPHTYIDRDENKSYIYFKGDEEQLTWVSTVSPARHAGLAAWQLSPSESKEGGIDIRVVPVFAGNPAENLEKAEPLTAFTGYTARFEYLFVDTEIKDETEWLKEWSAEKTQGLPNAVRIVLEKNNDDKKAGKDLEIIAAILAFEHSTIKRAKPL
- a CDS encoding DMT family transporter, giving the protein MRILNFSISPYVLPVLSTLFWGSNMVIGRAVMAEMPPMALAFWRGIVGLLILLPFAWRYMSAQQALIRQHWLILLVLGALSVGGFNSFLYVGLQTTTATNAAILQSNMPILIIILGYFWFRQRVTHFQFMGILISTLGVLVIICQGSWQVLTHFQFNQGDVWVLGAVLIWAVYSLLLQWKPMDLHWLGFMGVIVILGVLVMLPFYIWEFMYSPRTWSPNLPTISSIIYVGIFPLIVAYICWNQAIFEIGAQKAGQFIHLIPVFGTVLSLIFLGEQLHYYHLIGIIFVVIGIYLALFWHKSVA
- a CDS encoding DUF4381 domain-containing protein encodes the protein MSTELALHDIHLPEPISWFPPALGWWVLFGFIIVAIIAGFWWWQYYRSQYLQRFVLQALESVATQYQQTQDTQQLVIALSRLLRRVCLSYYPRQQVAGLTGDAWLQFLDQFLTNKPFTDGIGRVLASSPYQAHVEVDAPALLDLCRAWLRAFVKQKMMKA
- a CDS encoding PulJ/GspJ family protein, with translation MMHTQQIQQGFTLLETIIAMAIVAMTLGSLLSVLGSSKQLAFKAQANIYEVIVLRSALNVAQVQEEPDYPEYPADFIEKLTFEMEDVLEPPKRQTQKIMLGLEPYQWTDKTHGSLVSGLRWKKLTSAQ